One Ignavibacterium sp. DNA segment encodes these proteins:
- the purD gene encoding phosphoribosylamine--glycine ligase gives MNVLVIGSGGREHAIALAISKSKKLKKLFCAPGNPGTKSVAENISLNISNHNDVIEFCKSKEINLVVVGPEQPLVDGLADSLRANSVLVFGPSSNAVRIESSKSFAKEIMTNAKVATAAYKEFYADQFEETISYLKEKKFPIVLKADGLAAGKGVIICENFSEAEIAVKDFFINKIFGSSGDKIVIEEFLTGEEASVFAITDGEDFVCLSAAQDHKRIGNNDTGKNTGGMGAYAPAPLITEQLQQKIEKEIIAPTLTELKRSGNKFIGCLYAGLIITKSGPKVIEFNCRFGDPEAQVVLPLIEGDFLGLLYSAAKGKVEKNLIKYSGGCAVCIVAASGGYPDKYEKDFVITGLDLVQDNIIIYHAGTAEKDGKILTNGGRVLGVTSVINSNDLLTAKKIAYQAIEKINFKGMYYRKDISDKALKNIK, from the coding sequence ATGAATGTTTTAGTAATTGGATCAGGTGGAAGAGAACATGCAATTGCTTTAGCAATAAGTAAAAGTAAAAAATTAAAAAAATTGTTTTGCGCACCTGGAAATCCTGGAACAAAATCAGTTGCTGAAAACATATCTCTGAATATATCAAATCACAACGATGTAATTGAGTTTTGTAAATCGAAAGAAATCAATCTTGTTGTAGTAGGACCAGAGCAACCTTTGGTTGATGGTTTAGCTGATAGTCTGAGAGCAAATTCAGTTTTAGTTTTTGGGCCTTCATCAAATGCTGTCCGTATTGAATCAAGCAAATCTTTTGCTAAGGAAATAATGACTAATGCTAAAGTTGCTACGGCTGCTTATAAAGAATTTTATGCTGATCAGTTCGAAGAAACAATTAGTTATCTTAAAGAGAAAAAGTTTCCGATAGTCTTAAAAGCTGATGGATTGGCAGCAGGAAAAGGTGTTATTATCTGTGAAAATTTTTCTGAAGCTGAAATTGCAGTTAAAGATTTTTTTATAAATAAAATATTTGGCAGCTCAGGCGATAAAATTGTTATCGAGGAATTTTTAACCGGTGAAGAAGCATCAGTTTTTGCAATTACTGATGGCGAAGATTTTGTTTGTTTATCTGCAGCACAAGATCATAAAAGAATTGGTAATAATGATACCGGTAAAAATACTGGTGGTATGGGTGCTTATGCGCCTGCCCCTTTAATAACCGAACAACTACAACAGAAAATTGAGAAAGAAATTATTGCACCTACTTTAACTGAACTAAAGAGATCCGGTAATAAATTTATAGGATGTCTTTATGCTGGTTTAATAATTACTAAATCAGGACCCAAGGTAATTGAATTTAATTGCAGATTTGGAGATCCTGAAGCTCAGGTTGTTTTACCATTAATCGAGGGTGATTTTCTTGGACTGCTTTATTCTGCAGCGAAAGGGAAAGTTGAGAAAAATTTAATCAAATATTCAGGCGGATGCGCTGTTTGTATCGTTGCTGCTTCCGGTGGTTATCCGGATAAGTATGAAAAAGATTTTGTGATAACTGGACTTGATCTTGTTCAGGATAATATTATTATTTATCACGCCGGCACCGCTGAAAAGGATGGTAAGATTTTAACCAACGGCGGTAGAGTTTTGGGAGTCACTTCTGTAATTAATTCAAATGATTTATTAACTGCAAAGAAAATTGCTTATCAAGCAATTGAGAAAATAAACTTTAAGGGAATGTATTACCGTAAAGATATTTCTGACAAAGCGTTAAAGAATATCAAATAG